A stretch of the Pangasianodon hypophthalmus isolate fPanHyp1 chromosome 28, fPanHyp1.pri, whole genome shotgun sequence genome encodes the following:
- the dctn6 gene encoding dynactin subunit 6, protein MADPKQANQKSVKIAAGAVVCVESEIRGDVTIGPRTVIHPKARIIADAGPIIIGEGNLIEEQALIINSYPENIMPDTEGYEPKTMTIGTNNVFEVGCVSQAMKIGDNNVIESKADVGRNVILTSGCIIGACCRLNTCEDIPENTVIYSSNCMRRVQTERPQPQTLQLDFLMKILPNYHHLKKTQKVNPTPART, encoded by the exons ATGGCGGACCCCAAACAAGCAAACCAGAAAAG TGTTAAAATAGCTGCTggtgcagtggtgtgtgtggagagtgAAATAAGAGGCGATGTCACCATTG GGCCGAGGACAGTGATCCACCCGAAAGCCCGGATTATCGCAGACGCCGGTCCCATCATCATAGGAGAAGGCAACCTGATAGAAGAGCAAGCTCTCATCATTAACAG TTATCCTGAAAACATCATGCCTGACACAGAGGGGTATGAACCGAAGACCATGACGATAGGCACCAACAACGTTTTCGAAGTTGGCTGTG TCTCCCAGGCGATGAAAATTGGGGACAACAATGTCATTGAGTCTAAAG CTGACGTGGGCCGTAACGTGATCCTGACGAGCGGCTGCATCATCGGTGCGTGCTGTCGGCTCAATACGTGTGAGGACATTCCAGAGAACACGGTCATCTACAGCTCGAACTGCATGAGGAGAGTACAAACCGAGAGaccacag CCCCAGACTCTGCAGCTGGACTTCCTGATGAAGATTTTACCCAACTATCACCATCTGAAGAAGACTCAGAAGGTTAACCCAACTCCTGCACGAACCTGA
- the LOC113545754 gene encoding N-acyl-aromatic-L-amino acid amidohydrolase (carboxylate-forming) B, with amino-acid sequence MEREHHSHLRSKPEVVTIPALYRVALCGGTHGNELAGVYLLRQSMRRKRKGSMVDPVTMVTVMTNPRAVQQCVRYTEMDLNRCFTHTTLSAPVSDVTPYEVVRAQELNALLGPKGSSAAVDLLCDLHSSTANVGLCLITHSDSDWICLHICKHLQRELATIPVRYVHYDVPKSEAYTLHSVGKHGFAMEVGPQPHGVIRANVFTAMQEAVHLTLEWVRLFNSGTQFEGGSVDVYTMVENIKYPHDPHTHTITAAVHPELQDRDFCLLHPGDPIFLSFSGETLRYKGKEALYPFFINECAFYEMGVALSLARRRKVEIPAIQCSRT; translated from the exons atGGAGAGAGAACACCACTCCCATCTCAGAAGTAAG CCAGAAGTAGTGACCATCCCAGCTCTATACCGCGTGGCCCTGTGTGGTGGTACCCATGGCAACGAGCTGGCGGGGGTTTACCTGCTGCGCCAGAGCATGAGGAGGAAGCGGAAGGGTAGCATGGTGGATCCGGTTACTATGGTAACGGTGATGACGAACCCGCGCGCTGTGCAGCAGTGTGTACGTTACACGGAGATGGACCTCAACCGctgcttcacacacactacactgag TGCCCCGGTCTCTGATGTCACCCCGTATGAGGTTGTTCGCGCTCAGGAGCTGAATGCTCTGCTTGGTCCTAAAGGCAGCTCTGCAGCGGTGGATCTGCTCTGTGATCTTCACAGCAGCACTGCGAACGTGGGCCTCTGCCTCATCACTCATTCCGACAGTGACTGGATCTGCCTGCACATCTGTAAACACCTGCAG AGGGAGCTGGCCACCATTCCAGTGCGGTATGTCCATTACGATGTTCCTAAGAGTGAGGCTTACACATTGCACTCTGTTGGGAAACATGGCTTTG CGATGGAGGTTGGTCCTCAGCCACATGGTGTGATCAGAGCCAACGTTTTTACTGCCATGCAGGAAGCTGTTCATCTCACACTTGAATGGGTTCGTCTATTCAACTCAG GGACCCAGTTTGAGGGCGGCTCAGTGGATGTTTATACGATGGTGGAGAACATAAAATACCCTCAcgatcctcacacacacaccatcacagcTGCTGTGCATCCAGAACTacag GATAGAGATTTCTGTCTCCTGCACCCGGGTGACCccatcttcctctctttctccgGAGAGACTCTGAGGTACAAAGGGAAAGAGGCACTATATCCTTTCTTCATCAACGAGTGTGCGTTCTATGAGATGGGTGTCGCTCTGTCCCTTGCGAGGAGAAGGAAGGTGGAGATTCCAGCCATCCAGTGCAGCAGAACGTGA
- the cldnd1a gene encoding claudin domain-containing protein 1a isoform X1, whose translation MVDNRSATALVIACVLSALATVYLSVAVGTRHWYQYTSPQVRHEHNATELRALHQELSDGEFDEKTASDAMFRLNGTLGLWWRCVRVPADRNRWYREPDPEMDTECVSFTLSQQFTPKYTEPGNHNSGEDMIRTYLWRCQFLLPLLSLGLVLVGGLVGFCACLCRSFSPTLGIGLLHLLAGVCSLGCVCCFLAGMDLLHRVSVIPDQVDGSLGWSLYLALISSPLYMMAAALLVWAARSHSKNYYRFTAYRVA comes from the exons ATGGTGGACAATCGCTCCGCTACGGCGCTGGTGATCGCGTGCGTGCTGAGCGCCCTGGCCACCGTTTACCTGTCTGTGGCGGTGGGCACGCGCCACTGGTACCAGTACACGAGCCCGCAGGTGCGTCACGAGCACAACGCAACCGAGCTGCGCGCGCTGCACCAGGAGCTCAGCGACGGAGAGTTCGACGAGAAGACCGCGAGCGACGCGATGTTCCGCCTCAACGGCACCCTCGGCCTGTGGTGGAGGTGCGTGCGCGTGCCCGCCGACCGCAACCGCTGGTACCGCGAGCCAG atcCTGAGATGGACACAGAGTGTGTGAGCTTCACGCTGTCTCAGCAGTTCACACCCAAATACACAGAGCCAGGCAACCATAACAGCGGAGAAGACATGATACGCACCT ATCTGTGGAGGTGTCAGTTTCTCTTGCCCCTGCTCTCTCTGGGTTTGGTGTTAGTGGGAGGGCTGGTGGGATTCTGTGCGTGTTTGTGTCGTAGTTTCAGTCCCACACTGGGCATCGGACTCCTCCACCTTCTTGCAG gtgtgtgttctctaggctgtgtgtgttgttttctggCGGGTATGGACCTGCTACACCGTGTCTCCGTTATCCCAGACCAGGTGGACGGCTCTCTCGGTTGGTCCCTCTATCTCGCGCTCATCTCCTCTCCGCTGTACATGATGGCTGCCGCTCTACTGGTGTGGGCCGCTCGCAGCCACAGCAAGAACTACTACCGCTTCACCGCCTACCGAGTGGCCTAG
- the cldnd1a gene encoding claudin domain-containing protein 1a isoform X2, whose protein sequence is MVDNRSATALVIACVLSALATVYLSVAVGTRHWYQYTSPQVRHEHNATELRALHQELSDGEFDEKTASDAMFRLNGTLGLWWRCVRVPADRNRWYREPDPEMDTECVSFTLSQQFTPKYTEPGNHNSGEDMIRTYLWRCQFLLPLLSLGLVLVGGLVGFCACLCRSFSPTLGIGLLHLLAGCVCCFLAGMDLLHRVSVIPDQVDGSLGWSLYLALISSPLYMMAAALLVWAARSHSKNYYRFTAYRVA, encoded by the exons ATGGTGGACAATCGCTCCGCTACGGCGCTGGTGATCGCGTGCGTGCTGAGCGCCCTGGCCACCGTTTACCTGTCTGTGGCGGTGGGCACGCGCCACTGGTACCAGTACACGAGCCCGCAGGTGCGTCACGAGCACAACGCAACCGAGCTGCGCGCGCTGCACCAGGAGCTCAGCGACGGAGAGTTCGACGAGAAGACCGCGAGCGACGCGATGTTCCGCCTCAACGGCACCCTCGGCCTGTGGTGGAGGTGCGTGCGCGTGCCCGCCGACCGCAACCGCTGGTACCGCGAGCCAG atcCTGAGATGGACACAGAGTGTGTGAGCTTCACGCTGTCTCAGCAGTTCACACCCAAATACACAGAGCCAGGCAACCATAACAGCGGAGAAGACATGATACGCACCT ATCTGTGGAGGTGTCAGTTTCTCTTGCCCCTGCTCTCTCTGGGTTTGGTGTTAGTGGGAGGGCTGGTGGGATTCTGTGCGTGTTTGTGTCGTAGTTTCAGTCCCACACTGGGCATCGGACTCCTCCACCTTCTTGCAG gctgtgtgtgttgttttctggCGGGTATGGACCTGCTACACCGTGTCTCCGTTATCCCAGACCAGGTGGACGGCTCTCTCGGTTGGTCCCTCTATCTCGCGCTCATCTCCTCTCCGCTGTACATGATGGCTGCCGCTCTACTGGTGTGGGCCGCTCGCAGCCACAGCAAGAACTACTACCGCTTCACCGCCTACCGAGTGGCCTAG